The Kluyveromyces marxianus DMKU3-1042 DNA, complete genome, chromosome 6 genome window below encodes:
- a CDS encoding aminotriazole resistance protein, which translates to MSQAESSSNSLNEVAEKEGEFPIESIFHPNRLKHFKFLCILSALALDFMSLGAMIVLVQDVEKRFNISATKASWSLTSYVITFAGFIAFFGRVGDIVGNGMMMSISIGVFGICSLLCAVIPNFVGFAVFRAFQGMAGAGIVPCSYALVNSMFAGENLQRYFSILSSIGSGTIGVGFVIGGAFAETKIGYKALFYMVFGASILTCMLILLLIGYPEYVRVKSDYSARFKRVTKLDVIGSFTFISGSVLLVVALTDGGDSWKKPSAYVPLVISIILMAAFFAWNLGYQKVLSLLKPHISTGAYKYMESVSVLIPKELLYAHNFAPVLLVSFFAFAAFMVVMYTVVNYSISVEGDAVIVAAVKIMPLIVGLMLANTTIAFHQTILKPKNGLIVGTFVCTLGCAFLTALKEVNGNLYWKLLLLSAFLAGIGGAVYFSYMLSMAIGDAPMEYKALAGGVVQTASQFGNEVALSVIVSLLGNGKTNRKELRKRYQNVGYFAIACAAMAFISAITTLRDQLEPSDDEEQQNASVHSVKGCESDESTTHQQCQVTVVQVGFEEEEKMKSQPGRIA; encoded by the coding sequence ATGTCACAGGCAGAGTCAAgttcaaattctttgaatgaaGTTGCGGAAAAGGAAGGAGAATTTCCAATTGAGAGTATCTTTCATCCAAATAGGTTGAAACATTTTAAGTTCCTTTGTATCCTTAGTGCTTTAGCGCTAGACTTTATGTCTCTAGGAGCAATGATTGTCCTAGTTCAGGACGTGGAAAAACGATTTAACATTTCAGCTACAAAAGCTAGTTGGTCATTAACTTCATACGTTATCACCTTCGCTGGTTTCATAGCATTTTTCGGACGTGTAGGGGACATTGTTGGTAATGGTATGATGATGTCAATCTCAATAGGAGTGTTTGGTATCTGTTCTTTGTTATGTGCAGTTATTCCAAACTTCGTAGGATTTGCAGTATTCCGTGCTTTCCAAGGTATGGCTGGTGCTGGTATTGTCCCATGTTCATATGCACTCGTTAATAGCATGTTTGCTGGTGAGAATCTACAGAGATATTTCTCAATTCTATCAAGCATAGGATCCGGTACAATAGGAGTTGGATTCGTTATTGGCGGCGCTTTTGCAGAAACTAAGATAGGGTATAAAGCCCTCTTCTATATGGTATTCGGCGCATCCATCTTAACCTGTATGCTCATATTGTTATTAATAGGTTATCCAGAATATGTTAGAGTTAAATCCGACTACTCAGCTAGATTCAAAAGGGTAACCAAGCTTGATGTTATCGGGAGCTTCACATTTATAAGTGGTAGTGTGTTACTAGTGGTAGCGTTGACGGATGGCGGAGACTCTTGGAAGAAACCCTCTGCATACGTTCCTTTAGTTATTTCAATTATTTTGATGGCGGCATTCTTTGCTTGGAATTTGGGTTATCAAAAAGTTTTAAGTTTATTGAAACCACACATTTCAACGGGTGCGTACAAATATATGGAGAGCGTCAGTGTATTGATTCCCAAAGAGTTACTATACGCACATAATTTTGCACCCGTGCTACTTGTATCCTTCTTTGCTTTTGCAGCATTTATGGTGGTGATGTATACCGTAGTGAATTATTCTATCTCGGTAGAGGGTGATGCAGTGATTGTGGCGGCCGTAAAGATCATGCCGCTAATTGTAGGTCTAATGCTTGCAAATACGACAATTGCATTCCACCAAACAATTTTAAAGCCAAAGAATGGCCTTATCGTAGGAACATTTGTTTGTACTCTTGGATGTGCCTTTTTAACTGCTCTCAAGGAAGTGAATGGGAACTTGTACTGGAAACTTCTATTGTTAAGTGCATTTTTGGCTGGTATTGGAGGAGCAGTGTATTTCTCATACATGTTGTCCATGGCAATCGGCGACGCTCCTATGGAATACAAAGCTCTTGCGGGTGGTGTTGTGCAGACAGCCTCACAATTTGGGAACGAGGTTGCGTTGTCAGTAATAGTATCTTTATTGGGTAATGGTAAAACCAACAGAAAAGAGCTAAGAAAAAGGTATCAGAATGTGGGATATTTCGCCATTGCATGTGCAGCTATGGCGTTTATAAGCGCGATAACCACGCTTAGAGATCAGCTAGAGCCAAGTGACGATGAGGAACAGCAAAATGCATCAGTGCATAGTGTAAAAGGTTGCGAATCCGACGAATCTACCACGCATCAACAATGTCAGGTAACAGTAGTGCAAGTGgggtttgaagaagaagaaaagatgaaaagcCAGCCTGGTAGGATTGCTTAG